The Pseudomonadota bacterium genomic interval CATCACCTTCTGCATATCTTCCCAGACCGGCTTCTTCATAGCCTCGTTCCTGAGCAGGAACGCGGGGTGGTAGGTGGGCATCACCGGGATCCCCTGCCACTCAAGGAAGCGGCCCCTGGCCCTGCTGATCTTGAGATCGGGGCTGAAGAGGCTCTGGAGGGCGACTCCACCGAGGCAGACGATCACCCTGGGCCTGATTATCTCGACCTGGCTCATGAGGAACCCGATGCAGGCGGCGACCTCGTCGGGCTCCGGGTTGCGGTTGTTCGGGGGACGGCATTTGATGATGTTGGCTATGTAGACATCGTCACGGCAGAGGCCCATGGCCTTGATTATCTTGGTGAGGAGCTGCCCCGCGAGCCCCACGAACGGCTCGCCCTGCATGTCCTCGTCGCGGCCCGGGCCCTCGCCGATGAACATGAGCTCCGCCCCCGGATTCCCCGCCCCGAAGACGACCTTCGTGCGCCCCTTGTGGAGCTTGCACATCTTGCACTCCCCGATCTTCGCGCGCAGCGCCGCCATGGCCCCGGCCCTGTCACCCTCGGCAATCCTCGGTATCACGGGCCTCAAGGCCGCGCTGCGCCCTTTCCGCGCATGCGCCTTGACCACGGGCAGCTCGGTG includes:
- a CDS encoding uracil-DNA glycosylase — translated: MPGRERSKELLEGARKVRALLEYAASLGLTELPVVKAHARKGRSAALRPVIPRIAEGDRAGAMAALRAKIGECKMCKLHKGRTKVVFGAGNPGAELMFIGEGPGRDEDMQGEPFVGLAGQLLTKIIKAMGLCRDDVYIANIIKCRPPNNRNPEPDEVAACIGFLMSQVEIIRPRVIVCLGGVALQSLFSPDLKISRARGRFLEWQGIPVMPTYHPAFLLRNEAMKKPVWEDMQKVM